From the Sebastes fasciatus isolate fSebFas1 chromosome 3, fSebFas1.pri, whole genome shotgun sequence genome, one window contains:
- the htra3a gene encoding serine protease HTRA3a: MQFLLLAALLLFTHDLTGADKCASRCDVSSCPSPRCPGGYVPDRCDCCLVCSPREGDPCGRRNELPCGDGLECRLLAAGKRRGSKAGVCRCETETVVCGSDGKTYGNVCKMRAASRKAEQKGRAAVNQASKGACAQKGAGRTLVHPSSPRYKFNFIADVVEKIAPAVVHIELFIRHPLFGRHMRLSSGSGFIANHSGVIVTNAHVVTTAAAGRPQLRVQLHDGDAYEATVRDVDRKADIATIKVNPQKKLPVLSLGRSADLRPGEFVVAIGSPFALQNTVTTGIVSTTQRDGKELGIKDSDMDYIQTDAIINYGNSGGPLVNLDGEVIGINTLKVTAGISFAIPSDRISRFLTESQTKHSQEKTRLQRRLTEEPQSDAG, from the exons ATGCAGTTCCTTCTCCTCGCAGCGTTGCTCCTCTTTACGCACGACCTCACCGGAGCTGATAAGTGCGCGTCCCGCTGCGATGTGAGCTCGTGTCCGAGCCCGCGCTGTCCCGGAGGGTACGTCCCGGACAGGTGTGACTGCTGCCTGGTCTGTTCCCCCAGAGAGGGAGACCCCTGCGGCCGCAGAAACGAGCTGCCCTGCGGGGACGGACTGGAGTGCAGGCTGCTGGCTGCGGGGAAGCGGCGGGGCTCCAAAGCGGGAGTCTGCCGGTGTGAGACGGAGACCGTAGTGTGCGGGAGCGACGGGAAGACGTACGGTAACGTGTGTAAGATGAGAGCAGCCAGCCGGAAAGCGGAGCAGAAGGGGAGAGCCGCGGTTAACCAAGCGAGCAAAGGAGCCTGTGCCCAGAAAGGAGCAG GTCGTACCCTTGTCCATCCCAGCAGCCCTCGCTACAAGTTCAACTTCATCGCTGACGTAGTGGAGAAAATAGCACCTGCTGTTGTCCACATCGAACTGTTcataag ACATCCCCTGTTTGGTCGCCACATGCGCCTCTCCAGCGGGTCTGGATTCATTGCTAACCACTCAGGTGTGATTGTGACCAACGCTCACGTGGTAACCACAGCGGCGGCGGGGAGGCCCCAGCTGCGCGTGCAGCTCCACGACGGCGACGCGTACGAGGCCACGGTCAGAGATGTAGACAGGAAGGCGGACATCGCCACGATCAAGGTCAATCCCCAG AAGAAGCTCCCTGTGCTGTCTCTGGGCCGTTCAGCTGATCTGAGACCAGGGGAGTTTGTGGTTGCTATTGGCAGCCCCTTCGCCCTGCAGAACACCGTCACCACCGGCATCGTCAGCACCACTCAGAGAGACGGCAAGGAGCTTGGCATCAAGGACTCAGACATGGACTACATCCAGACTGACGCTATTATTAAT TACGGGAATTCTGGAGGACCTCTTGTTAACTTG GACGGTGAGGTGATAGGCATCAACACTCTGAAAGTGACAGCGGGGATCTCCTTCGCTATACCCTCAGACAGAATCAGCCGTTTCCTCACAGAGTCACAGACCAAACACAgccaag AAAAGACAAGACTGCAAAGAAGACTTACAGAGGAACCACAGTCTGATGCGG GCTAA